A single window of Streptomyces griseoviridis DNA harbors:
- a CDS encoding TetR/AcrR family transcriptional regulator has protein sequence MTSVDEPARPNGRIRDAVRTKAEILDVATREFARVGYAGARVDDIAARTRTTKRMIYYYFGGKEQLFTAVLERSYGVIREAEQSLDVEHLDPVAAIRRLAELTFDHHERHPDFIRLVSIENIHEAEHIAASEMLGSIGSPALDVIRRILASGQESGLFTADVDAVDLHAMISSFCFFRVANRHTFGALFGRDLVDPAQREHYRTMLGDMVIAYLTADRATD, from the coding sequence ATGACCAGCGTCGACGAACCGGCACGACCGAACGGCCGCATCCGTGACGCCGTCCGCACGAAGGCCGAGATCCTCGACGTGGCGACGCGGGAGTTCGCCCGGGTCGGCTACGCGGGGGCGCGGGTCGACGACATCGCCGCCCGCACCCGCACCACGAAGCGGATGATCTACTACTACTTCGGCGGCAAGGAGCAGCTGTTCACCGCGGTCCTCGAACGGTCCTACGGTGTGATCAGGGAGGCCGAACAGAGCCTGGACGTCGAGCACCTGGACCCGGTCGCGGCGATCAGGCGGCTGGCGGAGCTGACCTTCGACCACCATGAGCGCCACCCCGACTTCATCCGCCTGGTCAGCATCGAGAACATCCACGAGGCCGAGCACATCGCCGCCTCCGAGATGCTCGGCAGCATCGGCTCGCCGGCCCTCGACGTGATCCGCCGGATCCTGGCGTCCGGGCAGGAGTCCGGGCTGTTCACCGCCGACGTGGACGCCGTCGACCTGCACGCGATGATCAGTTCGTTCTGCTTCTTCCGGGTCGCCAACCGGCACACCTTCGGCGCGCTGTTCGGCCGCGACCTGGTCGACCCCGCCCAGCGCGAGCACTACCGGACCATGCTGGGCGACATGGTGATCGCCTACCTCACCGCGGACCGCGCGACGGACTGA
- a CDS encoding shikimate dehydrogenase gives MAKDSYLVALIGSGIGPSLTPALHEREADRQGLRYLYRLLDIDALGVPPEAVGDLLRAARDVGFDGLNITHPCKQLVIGHLDALAPQAEALGAVNTVVFEDGRATGHNTDVTGFAASFARGLPDAPLERVVQLGAGGAGAAVAHALLTLGAERITLVDERPERATALADALTPHFGTGRVTAAAPDALPALTGAADGIVHATPTGMAAHPGLPLPARLLHPGLWVADVVYRPLETALLRTARALGCPVLDGAGMAAFQAVDAFRLITGREPDAARMLTDIGELAGAVTAPK, from the coding sequence GTGGCCAAGGACTCGTATCTCGTCGCACTGATCGGCTCCGGCATCGGCCCCTCGCTCACCCCCGCCCTGCACGAACGCGAGGCCGACCGGCAGGGGCTGCGCTATCTCTACCGGCTCCTCGACATCGACGCCCTCGGCGTGCCGCCCGAGGCGGTGGGCGACCTGCTGCGGGCCGCGCGCGACGTGGGCTTCGACGGACTGAACATCACCCACCCGTGCAAACAGCTCGTCATCGGCCACCTCGACGCGCTCGCCCCGCAGGCCGAGGCGCTCGGCGCCGTCAACACCGTCGTCTTCGAGGACGGCCGCGCCACCGGCCACAACACCGACGTCACCGGCTTCGCCGCCTCCTTCGCGCGCGGCCTGCCCGACGCACCCCTGGAACGGGTCGTCCAACTCGGCGCGGGCGGCGCGGGCGCGGCCGTCGCCCACGCCCTGCTCACCCTCGGCGCCGAACGGATCACCCTGGTCGACGAGCGACCCGAGCGGGCCACCGCCCTCGCCGACGCCCTCACCCCGCACTTCGGCACCGGCCGCGTCACCGCCGCCGCCCCCGACGCGCTGCCCGCGCTGACCGGCGCCGCCGACGGCATCGTGCACGCCACCCCCACCGGCATGGCCGCCCACCCGGGACTGCCCCTGCCCGCCCGGCTGCTGCACCCGGGACTGTGGGTCGCCGACGTCGTCTACCGCCCGCTGGAGACCGCGCTGCTGCGCACCGCCCGCGCCCTCGGCTGCCCGGTGCTCGACGGCGCGGGCATGGCCGCCTTCCAGGCCGTCGACGCGTTCCGCCTGATCACCGGGCGGGAACCCGACGCGGCCCGGATGCTCACGGACATCGGGGAACTGGCGGGCGCCGTGACCGCACCGAAGTGA
- a CDS encoding sugar phosphate isomerase/epimerase and 4-hydroxyphenylpyruvate domain-containing protein, with protein MPTAKPAPPRTCVATVSLSGSLTEKLTAAARAGFDGVEIFENDLLASPLDATEIRARCADLGLTIDLYQPMRDIEAVPADLFAANLRRARHKFELMNRLGTDTVLVCSSVSPHAVDDDALAAGQLARLADLAQEFGVRVAYEALAWGRHVSTYDHAWRIVETAGHPALGTCLDSFHILSRGSDPRGIEDIPGEKIFFLQLADAPPLAMDVLQWSRHYRCFPGQGGFDVAGLLRHVLRAGYTGPLSLEVFNDVVRQAEAGPTAVDAHRSLLVLQEAVGRVELPAPVVPTGIAFAELVTPDAEPVTAVLGALGFARTARHRGKPVDLWQRGEARILVNTAGAARRDGTQLAAIGLEFPDPAGAARRAEALLAPVLPRRRAPGDTPLDAVAAPDGTELFFCATGHPELPDWRTDFEDLPVTGETIGPDRSPAAAPGDTSAAVPGPLRVDHLALSQPWHQFDEAVLFHRGVLGLDARESVDLADPYGLLRSRAVSDPAGRVRIALSVGPGPADDTAHAQHIALATADVVAAARRFRAAGGRLLAIPANYYDDLAARYGLPDDECRTYRDLGILYDRDGRGELRHCYTLTVGRVFFELVQRDGDHPGYGAPDAPVRLAAQHGARHLGG; from the coding sequence ATGCCCACCGCCAAGCCCGCCCCGCCGCGCACCTGCGTCGCCACCGTCTCCCTCAGCGGCTCCCTCACCGAGAAGCTGACCGCCGCCGCGCGGGCCGGCTTCGACGGCGTCGAGATCTTCGAGAACGACCTCCTCGCCAGCCCGCTCGACGCCACCGAGATCCGTGCCCGCTGCGCCGACCTCGGCCTCACCATCGACCTCTACCAGCCGATGCGCGACATCGAGGCGGTGCCCGCCGACCTCTTCGCCGCCAACCTGCGCCGCGCCCGGCACAAGTTCGAGCTGATGAACCGCCTCGGCACCGACACCGTCCTGGTCTGTTCGAGCGTCTCCCCGCACGCCGTCGACGACGACGCCCTCGCCGCCGGCCAGCTCGCCCGACTCGCCGACCTCGCCCAGGAGTTCGGCGTCCGGGTCGCCTACGAGGCGCTGGCCTGGGGCCGGCACGTCTCCACCTACGACCACGCCTGGCGCATCGTCGAGACGGCCGGCCACCCCGCGCTCGGCACCTGCCTGGACAGCTTCCACATCCTGTCCAGGGGATCGGACCCCCGGGGCATCGAGGACATCCCCGGCGAGAAGATCTTCTTCCTCCAGCTCGCCGACGCCCCGCCGCTCGCCATGGACGTCCTCCAGTGGAGCCGTCACTACCGCTGCTTCCCCGGCCAGGGCGGCTTCGACGTCGCCGGGCTGCTCCGGCACGTACTGCGCGCCGGATACACCGGACCGCTCTCCCTCGAAGTCTTCAACGACGTCGTCCGGCAGGCCGAGGCGGGACCCACCGCCGTCGACGCGCACCGCTCGCTGCTCGTCCTCCAAGAGGCCGTCGGCCGCGTCGAGTTGCCCGCGCCGGTGGTCCCCACCGGCATCGCCTTCGCCGAGCTCGTCACCCCCGACGCCGAACCCGTCACCGCCGTACTGGGCGCCCTCGGCTTCGCCCGCACCGCCCGGCACCGCGGCAAGCCCGTCGACCTCTGGCAGCGGGGCGAGGCCCGGATCCTGGTCAACACCGCGGGCGCGGCCCGCAGGGACGGCACCCAACTCGCCGCGATCGGCCTGGAGTTCCCCGACCCGGCAGGCGCCGCCCGCCGCGCCGAGGCCCTGCTCGCCCCGGTCCTGCCGCGCCGCCGCGCCCCTGGGGACACCCCGCTCGATGCGGTCGCGGCACCGGACGGCACGGAACTCTTCTTCTGCGCCACCGGCCACCCCGAACTCCCCGACTGGCGGACCGACTTCGAGGATCTCCCGGTGACCGGAGAGACCATCGGCCCTGACCGGAGCCCGGCCGCCGCACCGGGGGACACCTCGGCCGCCGTCCCGGGCCCGCTCCGGGTCGATCACCTCGCCCTCAGCCAGCCCTGGCACCAGTTCGACGAGGCCGTCCTCTTCCACCGCGGCGTCCTCGGGCTCGACGCGCGGGAGAGCGTCGACCTCGCAGACCCCTACGGACTGCTGCGCAGCCGCGCCGTGAGCGACCCGGCGGGGCGTGTACGGATCGCCCTGTCGGTGGGCCCCGGGCCCGCCGACGACACCGCGCACGCCCAGCACATCGCGCTGGCCACCGCCGATGTCGTCGCCGCGGCCCGCCGCTTCCGCGCGGCGGGCGGCCGGCTCCTCGCGATCCCGGCGAACTACTACGACGACCTCGCCGCCCGCTACGGCCTGCCGGACGACGAGTGCCGGACCTACCGCGACCTCGGCATCCTCTACGACCGTGACGGGCGGGGCGAGTTGAGGCACTGCTACACCCTGACCGTCGGCCGGGTCTTCTTCGAACTGGTGCAGCGGGACGGGGACCACCCGGGCTACGGCGCACCCGACGCCCCCGTCCGGCTGGCGGCCCAGCACGGCGCCCGCCACCTCGGCGGCTGA
- a CDS encoding histidine phosphatase family protein, translating into MGDLLLVRHGETEWSVSGRHTSWTDLPLTSHGEEQAKSLVPLLSSRTWALVLTSPLERAVRTAELAGLGGAVAEPDLHEWDYGGYEGVTTVDIHRTRPDWDLWRDGVPPGPEGHPGESPAEVGARADRVLARVDEVLSGSTGDVVLVAHAHFLRVLTARRLGLPPAEGRLFQLATGTVSRLSTEHDRPVIAEWNVRA; encoded by the coding sequence GTGGGGGACCTGTTGTTGGTCCGCCACGGCGAGACGGAGTGGAGCGTGTCGGGCCGGCACACCAGCTGGACCGACCTGCCCCTCACCTCCCACGGTGAGGAACAGGCCAAGTCCCTCGTTCCGCTCCTCTCGTCGCGGACCTGGGCGCTGGTGCTGACCAGCCCACTGGAAAGGGCCGTCCGCACGGCCGAACTCGCGGGCCTCGGCGGGGCGGTGGCGGAGCCCGACCTGCACGAGTGGGACTACGGCGGCTACGAGGGCGTCACCACCGTCGACATCCACCGGACCCGGCCCGACTGGGACCTGTGGCGCGACGGTGTGCCGCCGGGACCCGAGGGCCACCCCGGCGAGTCACCGGCCGAGGTCGGCGCCCGCGCCGACCGGGTGCTGGCCCGGGTGGACGAGGTGCTGTCCGGCTCCACGGGCGATGTGGTGCTGGTGGCGCACGCCCACTTCCTGCGCGTCCTGACCGCGCGCCGTCTCGGACTCCCGCCCGCCGAGGGCCGGTTGTTCCAGCTCGCGACCGGCACGGTGAGCCGGCTGTCGACGGAGCACGACCGCCCGGTGATCGCGGAGTGGAACGTGCGGGCGTAG
- the gnd gene encoding phosphogluconate dehydrogenase (NAD(+)-dependent, decarboxylating), with protein MQLGLVGLGKMGGNMRERIRRAGHTVVGYDRNPEVTDVKDLAELVEKLQAPRVVWVMVPAGPVTQSVVDELGGLLEAGDVVVDGGNSRWTDDEKHAEQLGAKGIGFVDAGVSGGVWGLQNGYALMVGGDKEHVERLQPIFEALKPEGPYGYVHAGKVGAGHFSKMVHNGIEYAMMQAYAEGWELLEKVDSVTDVREVFRSWQDGTVIRSWLLDLAVHALDADEHLDKLKGFAEDSGEGRWTVEAAIDNAVPLPAITASLFARFASRQDDSPQMKMVAALRNQFGGHAVESKE; from the coding sequence ATGCAGCTGGGCCTGGTCGGTCTCGGCAAGATGGGTGGCAACATGCGCGAGCGGATCCGCCGCGCCGGCCACACCGTCGTCGGCTACGACCGCAACCCCGAGGTCACCGATGTGAAGGACCTTGCCGAACTCGTCGAGAAGCTCCAAGCGCCGCGCGTGGTCTGGGTGATGGTCCCGGCGGGCCCGGTCACCCAGTCGGTCGTCGACGAACTCGGCGGGCTCCTCGAAGCGGGCGACGTCGTCGTGGACGGCGGCAACTCCCGCTGGACGGACGACGAGAAGCACGCGGAGCAGCTCGGCGCCAAGGGCATCGGCTTCGTCGACGCCGGTGTCTCCGGCGGTGTGTGGGGGCTCCAGAACGGCTACGCGCTGATGGTCGGCGGCGACAAGGAGCACGTCGAGCGGCTCCAGCCGATCTTCGAGGCGCTCAAGCCGGAAGGCCCGTACGGCTATGTCCACGCGGGCAAGGTGGGCGCGGGGCACTTCTCCAAGATGGTCCACAACGGCATCGAGTACGCCATGATGCAGGCCTACGCCGAGGGCTGGGAGCTGCTGGAGAAGGTCGACTCGGTCACCGACGTCCGCGAGGTCTTCCGGTCCTGGCAGGACGGCACGGTCATCCGGTCCTGGCTGCTCGACCTGGCCGTGCACGCCCTGGACGCCGACGAGCACCTCGACAAGCTGAAGGGCTTCGCCGAGGACTCGGGTGAGGGCCGCTGGACCGTCGAGGCGGCCATCGACAACGCCGTGCCGCTGCCCGCGATCACCGCGTCGCTCTTCGCGCGGTTCGCCTCACGCCAGGACGACTCGCCGCAGATGAAGATGGTCGCGGCGCTGCGCAACCAGTTCGGCGGGCACGCCGTCGAGTCGAAGGAGTAA
- the pgi gene encoding glucose-6-phosphate isomerase — MPDSPSHPPTGFPTLTRRPEWTALEDHRAEGQPGLRELFAADPERAQRYVARVGDLYVDYSKHLVTDTTLALLQELATATGVFDLRDAMFRGERINTTEDRAVLHTALRAPRDAVVEVDGENVVPAVHAVLDRMAAFADRVRSGAWTGHTGRRIRNVVNIGIGGSDLGPAMAYEALRAYTARELTFRFVSNVDGADLHEATRDLDPAETLFVVASKTFTTIETITNATSARAWLLEGLGGDEKAVARHFVALSTNEEKVTGFGIDPENMFAFWDWVGGRYSFDSAIGLSLMIAVGPDRFRELLDGFHLVDEHFRTAPAESNVPLLLGLLGIWYGNFHDAQSHAVLPYSHYLSRFTAYLQQLDMESNGKSVQRDGRPVQWQTGPVVWGTPGTNGQHAYYQLIHQGTKLIPADFIGFAEPVAGLSGELKAQHDLLMANFFAQTQALAFGKTPDEVRAEGVPEELVPHKTFKGGHPTTTVLARELTPSVLGQLIALYEHKVFVQGAVWHIDSFDQWGVELGKVLAKRVEPALTDGVDVPGLDPSTRALVAAYRDLKEVN, encoded by the coding sequence CAGCCGGGGTTGCGGGAGCTGTTCGCGGCCGACCCCGAACGCGCGCAGCGGTACGTGGCGCGCGTGGGCGACCTGTACGTCGACTACTCCAAGCACCTGGTCACCGACACGACCCTGGCCCTGCTCCAGGAACTCGCCACCGCCACCGGGGTGTTCGACCTGCGGGACGCGATGTTCCGTGGGGAGAGGATCAACACGACCGAGGACCGGGCCGTCCTGCACACCGCGTTGCGGGCGCCGCGGGACGCGGTGGTCGAGGTGGACGGGGAGAACGTGGTGCCGGCCGTGCACGCGGTCCTCGACAGGATGGCCGCGTTCGCGGACCGGGTGCGTTCCGGCGCCTGGACGGGCCACACCGGGCGGCGGATCAGGAACGTCGTGAACATCGGGATCGGCGGTTCCGACCTGGGCCCGGCGATGGCGTACGAGGCGTTGCGGGCCTATACGGCGCGGGAGTTGACGTTCCGGTTCGTGTCGAACGTGGACGGGGCGGACCTGCACGAGGCGACGCGGGATCTGGACCCGGCGGAGACGCTGTTCGTCGTCGCGTCCAAGACGTTCACCACGATCGAGACGATCACCAACGCGACCTCGGCCCGCGCCTGGCTCCTGGAGGGGCTCGGCGGGGACGAGAAGGCCGTCGCCCGGCACTTCGTGGCGCTGTCGACGAACGAGGAGAAGGTCACCGGTTTCGGGATCGACCCGGAGAACATGTTCGCGTTCTGGGACTGGGTCGGGGGCCGGTACTCCTTCGACTCGGCCATCGGTCTCTCGCTGATGATCGCGGTGGGCCCGGACCGGTTCCGGGAGCTGCTCGACGGCTTCCACCTGGTGGACGAGCACTTCAGGACCGCGCCCGCCGAGTCCAACGTGCCGCTGCTGCTGGGGCTGCTGGGGATCTGGTACGGCAACTTCCACGACGCGCAGTCGCACGCGGTGCTGCCCTACAGCCACTACCTGTCGAGGTTCACCGCCTACCTCCAGCAGCTCGACATGGAGTCCAACGGGAAGTCGGTGCAGCGTGACGGGCGGCCGGTGCAGTGGCAGACCGGGCCCGTGGTGTGGGGCACGCCCGGCACCAACGGGCAGCACGCCTACTACCAGCTGATCCATCAGGGCACCAAGCTGATCCCGGCGGACTTCATCGGCTTCGCCGAGCCGGTGGCCGGGCTGAGCGGTGAACTGAAGGCGCAGCACGACCTGTTGATGGCGAACTTCTTCGCCCAGACCCAGGCCCTCGCCTTCGGCAAGACCCCCGACGAGGTCCGCGCCGAAGGCGTCCCCGAGGAACTCGTCCCGCACAAGACGTTCAAGGGCGGCCACCCCACCACCACCGTCCTCGCCCGCGAACTCACCCCGTCCGTACTGGGCCAGCTCATCGCCCTCTACGAGCACAAGGTGTTCGTCCAGGGCGCCGTCTGGCACATCGACTCCTTCGACCAGTGGGGCGTCGAGCTGGGCAAGGTCCTCGCCAAGCGCGTCGAACCCGCCCTCACGGACGGCGTGGACGTCCCCGGTCTCGACCCCTCCACCCGCGCTCTCGTGGCCGCCTACCGCGACCTGAAGGAAGTGAACTGA